Proteins from a single region of Butyrivibrio fibrisolvens:
- the nudC gene encoding NAD(+) diphosphatase, producing MIQDIAPSVFHNEYSNRKPQEGDYVFIFKGREILVKDEDDSITCPKVSDIGDDKLQFLFSINNKFNYLYLGDEEIEPEGFRYESIRNLRRTDNKLLAFAGMTAYHLHTWYMNNRFCGRCGAKTIIYNKERALKCPSCGNIIYPRISPAVIIALTDGDKIVVTRYAGREYKGLALIAGFCEIGETAEETVAREVMEEVGLKVKNVRYYKSQPWGFESDLLLGFHCELDGDSTITMDESELKTAEWIGRDELEEDTEHVSLTAEMMMAFKHHKF from the coding sequence ATGATCCAGGATATCGCACCATCTGTTTTCCACAATGAATATAGTAACAGAAAGCCGCAGGAGGGCGACTACGTCTTTATCTTCAAAGGAAGAGAGATCCTTGTTAAAGATGAGGATGATAGCATCACCTGCCCCAAGGTATCAGATATCGGAGACGATAAACTCCAGTTTCTTTTTAGTATCAACAATAAATTTAACTATCTGTATCTTGGAGATGAAGAGATAGAGCCTGAAGGCTTCCGCTACGAAAGCATAAGGAACCTAAGACGCACAGACAACAAACTCCTTGCCTTTGCAGGTATGACAGCTTATCATCTTCACACCTGGTATATGAATAACCGCTTCTGCGGAAGATGCGGTGCAAAGACTATTATCTATAACAAAGAACGCGCCCTCAAGTGTCCTTCCTGCGGCAACATTATATATCCTCGCATCTCTCCTGCAGTCATCATAGCTTTGACAGATGGCGACAAGATCGTAGTCACAAGATATGCCGGCAGAGAATACAAGGGGCTTGCCCTTATTGCAGGCTTTTGCGAAATAGGCGAGACTGCAGAAGAAACTGTAGCAAGAGAAGTCATGGAAGAAGTAGGCCTAAAGGTCAAGAACGTCAGGTATTATAAGAGCCAGCCCTGGGGATTTGAATCAGATCTCCTTCTTGGATTCCACTGCGAGCTTGACGGCGACAGTACCATAACCATGGATGAAAGCGAACTTAAGACCGCCGAGTGGATAGGCCGCGATGAACTTGAAGAAGATACAGAGCACGTAAGCCTTACAGCTGAAATGATGATGGCATTTAAGCATCATAAGTTTTGA
- a CDS encoding class I SAM-dependent rRNA methyltransferase, producing MSNIFSISDAKVILKKGEGRTIKAGGLWVFDNEIARITGEYENGDIVEVHDFDDFFLGYGFINNVSKIRVRLMSRKKDNKVDESLIRTRVANAWKYRKDIYGFEDGLFRYEGVTSDSCRLIFGEADFLPGITIDKFNDCLVIESLALGTDKMKELIIDICKEVLQKDGITIRGVYERSDAKVRELEGLERVKGFIGAEFDTNVPIIENDVKYIVDVKDGQKTGFFLDQKLNRMSIRPICRNAKVLDCFTHTGSFGLNAMAGGAKSVLSVDASDLAIDQAMENARLNGFTAKKFEDGSLPDEDADKNVVGYKCADIFELLPALEASKESYDVVILDPPAFTKSRASIKKAVTGYREINIRGMRLVRNGGYLATCSCSHFMDEDLFLKTIKEAAKDAHKRLRQIEFRQQGPDHPILWANDTSYYLKFVIFQVVDEI from the coding sequence ATGAGTAATATTTTTTCCATATCAGATGCAAAGGTTATTTTGAAAAAAGGCGAGGGTCGTACTATAAAGGCAGGTGGCCTTTGGGTATTTGATAATGAGATAGCAAGGATCACAGGAGAGTATGAAAATGGTGATATCGTAGAAGTTCACGATTTTGATGACTTCTTCCTGGGATACGGTTTTATAAATAATGTTTCAAAGATCAGAGTCCGTCTTATGTCAAGAAAGAAGGACAATAAGGTTGATGAAAGCCTTATCAGAACAAGGGTTGCGAATGCCTGGAAATACAGAAAAGATATCTATGGATTTGAAGATGGCCTCTTCAGATATGAAGGAGTAACTTCTGATTCATGCCGTCTTATATTCGGTGAGGCGGATTTTCTTCCTGGCATAACTATAGATAAATTCAACGATTGTCTGGTAATCGAGTCTCTTGCACTTGGAACTGACAAGATGAAAGAGCTTATCATAGATATATGCAAAGAAGTTCTTCAAAAGGACGGTATCACTATAAGAGGAGTATATGAAAGAAGTGATGCCAAGGTTCGTGAGCTTGAAGGTCTTGAGCGTGTTAAAGGCTTCATAGGTGCAGAGTTTGATACCAATGTTCCTATAATTGAAAATGACGTTAAATATATTGTTGATGTTAAAGATGGACAGAAGACAGGTTTCTTCCTTGATCAGAAGCTTAATCGTATGTCAATAAGACCTATATGCAGAAATGCCAAGGTTTTGGACTGCTTCACACATACAGGATCATTTGGTCTTAACGCCATGGCAGGTGGTGCTAAGTCTGTTCTTTCTGTTGATGCATCTGACCTTGCAATAGATCAGGCTATGGAGAATGCAAGGCTTAACGGTTTTACTGCTAAGAAATTTGAAGATGGTTCCCTTCCTGACGAGGATGCTGATAAGAACGTTGTAGGGTATAAGTGCGCAGATATATTTGAGCTTCTCCCTGCGCTTGAAGCTTCCAAAGAATCTTACGATGTTGTGATCCTTGATCCGCCTGCATTTACAAAGTCACGTGCATCTATCAAAAAGGCTGTAACAGGCTATCGTGAGATCAACATAAGAGGTATGCGCCTTGTACGAAATGGCGGATATCTTGCAACATGTTCCTGCTCACACTTTATGGATGAAGACCTCTTCCTTAAGACTATTAAGGAAGCTGCCAAGGATGCTCATAAGCGCCTTCGCCAGATAGAGTTCCGCCAGCAGGGCCCTGATCATCCGATCCTTTGGGCTAATGACACATCTTATTATCTGAAGTTTGTCATCTTTCAGGTGGTTGATGAAATATAA